In one Anoplolepis gracilipes unplaced genomic scaffold, ASM4749672v1 Contig21, whole genome shotgun sequence genomic region, the following are encoded:
- the LOC140675829 gene encoding plastin-2-like has protein sequence MATAIDDRQELLEQFQAIDANGDGFINVTELRSALDVCGFKMPGYKVRQMIEEYDDKQRLEHRGRLSFEEFEKLCKELKANELGSTFKHVVSKKENLETLGGISEASSEGTTHSVRLEEQLAFSDWINTNLLHDPDLKHLLPIDPEGKALYDKVKDGILLCKIINHSCPDTIDERTINKKNLTLYKKHENLTLALSSAQAIGCNIINIDAHDLTKGSPHLVLGLLWQIIRIGLFNQITLENCPGLATLLQDGERIEDLLKLSPEAILLRWVNHHLENAGIARRCNNFQSDITDSEIYTYLIKQIAPNSTGVTLEALMEPNHMSRAEIMLQQAAKLGCRSFVTPSDVVNGIYKLNLAFVANMFNNYPGLDKPESNIEGLESLEETREEKTYRNWMNSMGVMPHVNWLYSDLADGLVIFQLYDIIKPGTVNWNKVHKKFTKLRKFMEKLENCNYAVELGKQMNFSLVGIAGQDLNDGNATLTLALIWQLMRSYTLSILTSLAGTQGSVEKEIVHWVNSKLQTAGKTSSIKGFQDYAISDGKVVLDLIDAIKPGSVNYDLIKEGGTEKENLDNAKYAISLARKCGARVYALPEDITEVKPKMVLTVFACLMAMDYIPNMDSVKNQPNNVVNDDQ, from the exons ATCGACGCGAATGGAGATGGCTTCATCAATGTCACCGAATTGCGAAGCGCACTGGATGTTTGCGGTTTCAAGATGCCAGGCTACAAGGTGCGCCAGATGATCGAGGAATACGATGATAAGCAGCGACTCGAGCACAGAGGTCGTCTTTCCTTTGAGGAATTCGAAAAACTCTGCAAGGAACTCAAGGCTAACGAACTGGGTTCCACGTTCAAACACGTCGTCTCGAAAAAGGAAAACCTTGAAACTTTAGGTGGAATTTCCGAAGCATCCAGCGAAGGCACCACACATTCAGTCAGACTCGAAGAACAATTGGCGTTCAGCGACTGGATCAACACTAATCTTTTACACGATCCTGATTTGAAGCATTTGTTGCCTATCGATCCTGAGGGAAAGGCACTTTATGACAAAGTTAAAGATGGAATTTTGCTctg caaaataattaatcattccTGCCCGGATACTATTGATGAGCGTACgattaacaagaaaaatttaacgTTGTACAAGAAGCACGAGAATTTAACGCTAGCGTTGTCGTCAGCTCAGGCTATTGGCTGCAACATCATAAACATTGATGCCCACGATCTCACAAAAGGTTCACCGCATTTAGTGCTAGGGCTGCTCTGGCAGATTATTCGAATTGGCTTGTTCAACCAAATTACTCTTGAGAATTGCCCTGGCCTTGCCACACTTTTGCAAGATGGTGAACGAATTGAAGATCTACTTAAACTGTCTCCGGAGGCCATTCTTCTCAGATGGGTGAACCATCATCTGGAGAACGCTGGCATCGCCAGACGATGCAACAACTTCCAGTCGGACATCACGGACTCCGAGATTTATACCTATCTTATTAAGCAGATCGCGCCCAACTCGACTGGCGTCACCTTAGAGGCCTTAATGGAGCCGAACCATATGTCTAGAGCGGAGATCATGCTTCAACAAGCAGCTAAATTAGGCTGTCGTAGCTTTGTAACTCCCAGTGATGTTGTAAATGGTATTTACAAGCTCAATTTAGCCTTCGTTGCCAATATGTTCAACAACTATCCTGGATTGGATAAGCCAGAAAGCAATATTGAGGGTTTAGAGTCTCTCGAAGAAACGCGAGAAGAAAAAACCTACAGAAATTGGATGAATTCAATGGGCGTGATGCCTCACGTCAACTGGCTCTATTCAGATTTGGCCGATGGTCTTGTTATCTTCCAGCTGTATGATATTATTAAGCCGGGAACTGTGAATTGGAACAAAGTGCACAAGAAATTTACAAAGCTTCGAAAGTTCATGGAAAAGCTGGAGAATTGCAATTACGCTGTCGAGTTGGGCAAACAAATGAATTTCTCGCTCGTGGGTATTGCCGGACAGGACCTCAACGATGGAAACGCGACCCTGACGTTAGCCCTTATATGGCAGTTGATGAGGTCGTATACATTGTCGATTTTGACGTCTCTAGCTGGTACTCAGGGAAGCGTTGAAAAAGAAATCGTCCACTGGGTAAATTCTAAACTTCAAACGGCCGGAAAAACTAGCAGTATCAAGGGATTCCAAGATTATGCGATATCAGATGGCAAGGTTGTCCTTGATCTTATCGATGCTATCAAACCTGGCTCGGTGAACTATGATCTCATTAAAGAGGGCGGGACTGAAAAG GAAAACCTGGATAACGCTAAATACGCGATATCTTTAGCGCGGAAATGTGGCGCACGTGTTTATGCATTGCCGGAAGATATCACTGAAGTGAAGCCGAAAATGGTGTTGACGGTGTTCGCCTGCTTGATGGCCATGGACTATATCCCGAACATGGATTCTGTGAAAAATCAGCCGAATAACGTCGTAAACGATGACCAATAA